A part of Lacibacter sp. H407 genomic DNA contains:
- a CDS encoding nuclear transport factor 2 family protein, translated as MKAVKLLVSAAIISIGFTSCENNKLPDETITSLQLVKDELEIRALAEKFSDAANRKDGDLFQSLWAKDAVWKIGPPINVEFKGKETMGASVTKMLGLWDFFVQLSGPAVITVNGDNATARFYVNEIARKADDKSGNYNLSMYEDELIKENGKWVFLKRTYHTIYQEAPDYKGLIQQLPPLK; from the coding sequence ATGAAAGCAGTAAAACTTCTTGTTAGTGCGGCAATCATTTCGATTGGCTTTACAAGTTGCGAAAACAATAAACTTCCTGATGAAACAATTACATCACTTCAACTGGTAAAAGATGAATTGGAAATAAGAGCACTGGCAGAAAAATTCAGCGATGCTGCCAACAGAAAGGATGGAGACCTGTTTCAATCACTCTGGGCCAAAGATGCGGTTTGGAAAATCGGCCCACCCATCAACGTAGAATTTAAAGGAAAAGAAACTATGGGTGCATCAGTAACAAAGATGCTTGGCCTTTGGGATTTTTTTGTTCAGCTATCAGGCCCTGCTGTTATTACCGTTAACGGAGATAACGCAACAGCAAGATTCTACGTAAACGAAATTGCCCGTAAAGCCGATGATAAATCCGGTAACTATAACTTATCAATGTATGAAGATGAATTGATCAAAGAAAACGGCAAATGGGTGTTTTTGAAAAGAACCTATCACACCATTTACCAGGAAGCCCCGGACTACAAAGGACTCATTCAACAACTGCCTCCGTTAAAATAA
- a CDS encoding DoxX family protein, translating to MSTKTKNIINWVLAGLVAFIFIGSAVSKLTANAEALEAAAKFGLNATTYKILGVIELIAVGLFLYPRTGILGTLLLAAYMGGAISTHVEFAQPLIAPVFISAFLWTTAAIRFPELSKRLVTNKI from the coding sequence ACAAAAAACATTATCAATTGGGTATTAGCCGGATTGGTTGCTTTCATTTTCATTGGAAGCGCTGTAAGCAAGTTAACAGCAAATGCAGAAGCATTAGAAGCCGCTGCAAAATTTGGATTAAACGCCACTACATATAAGATACTCGGAGTAATTGAACTTATTGCAGTTGGCCTGTTTCTCTATCCCCGCACTGGAATTTTAGGGACATTATTATTGGCGGCCTATATGGGTGGCGCTATCAGTACTCATGTAGAATTTGCTCAGCCGCTAATAGCTCCAGTTTTTATCTCCGCTTTTTTGTGGACTACGGCAGCAATCCGTTTCCCCGAATTATCAAAAAGATTAGTAACTAATAAAATTTAA